In one Alphaproteobacteria bacterium SS10 genomic region, the following are encoded:
- a CDS encoding peptide ABC transporter substrate-binding protein: MTSWAATWRYGISLGVAAMLSVFLMNGSASAREQLTIGVSQFPSNFHPMIDSTLARTYINGMGQRPVTAYDPDWNLTCLLCTEIPTMDNGRATLEERDGGEMGIAVTYTLHPEARWGDGTPMTTDDILFTWEVGKHPESGVANFEFFQNDILDISVQDEKTFTLHMDKVTCEFASISGFFPLPAHLERAVFEEDPRRYQERTTYDIDTTNPGLYFGPYRVARVDQGSAVVLERNEHWWGETPEFDRIIVRTIGNTAALSANLLSGGLDMISGELGMSLDEALAFEPRASNRFTFVYKPGLIYEHIDLNLDDPALADRRVRQALLHAIDRQQVNDRLFDGRQPVAKTNVNPLDAVYNAEVQNYWFDPKRAGQLLDEAGWQPGADGIRRNSNGDALRLKFQTTAGNATRELVQQVLQQQWRSVGIETVIENQPARVFFGETVRKRQFDHMALFAWISSPRSVPRTTLHSEMIPTEANNWAGQNNTGFRNDEVDQILEDLEDTCEPEANQALWDRLQEIYAEELPALPLYFRAAPHIIPNWLTGFRPTGHQFPTTFWIEEWGAEN, encoded by the coding sequence ATGACGAGTTGGGCAGCCACTTGGCGATATGGGATCAGCCTGGGTGTGGCGGCCATGCTCTCTGTATTCCTGATGAACGGATCAGCCTCAGCGCGTGAGCAGCTGACCATCGGGGTCAGCCAGTTCCCATCCAACTTCCATCCGATGATCGATAGCACCCTGGCCCGCACCTACATCAACGGCATGGGGCAGCGGCCGGTAACCGCCTATGACCCCGATTGGAACCTCACCTGTCTGCTGTGCACCGAGATCCCAACCATGGATAACGGTCGCGCCACCCTGGAGGAGCGCGACGGTGGTGAGATGGGTATCGCGGTTACCTATACCCTGCACCCTGAGGCACGCTGGGGTGATGGCACCCCCATGACCACCGACGACATTCTGTTCACCTGGGAAGTGGGCAAGCACCCGGAAAGCGGCGTCGCGAACTTTGAATTCTTCCAGAACGATATCCTCGACATATCCGTTCAGGATGAAAAGACCTTCACCCTGCATATGGACAAGGTGACCTGTGAGTTTGCCTCGATCAGTGGCTTCTTCCCCCTGCCTGCCCATTTGGAACGGGCGGTGTTCGAGGAAGACCCGCGCCGCTATCAGGAACGCACCACCTACGATATCGACACCACCAATCCCGGCCTCTATTTCGGCCCTTACCGTGTTGCGCGGGTTGATCAGGGCAGCGCCGTCGTGCTTGAGCGGAATGAGCATTGGTGGGGTGAGACGCCCGAATTTGATCGGATCATTGTGCGCACCATCGGCAATACGGCGGCCCTATCCGCCAACCTCCTCTCCGGTGGGCTGGATATGATCTCTGGTGAGCTCGGCATGTCCCTGGATGAGGCGCTAGCCTTTGAGCCACGGGCCAGCAACCGCTTCACCTTTGTCTACAAGCCCGGCCTGATCTACGAGCATATTGATCTTAACCTGGATGACCCTGCCCTCGCTGACCGGCGGGTGCGGCAAGCCCTGCTGCATGCGATCGATCGGCAGCAGGTTAATGACCGCCTATTTGATGGGCGTCAGCCGGTTGCCAAGACCAATGTAAACCCACTCGACGCTGTCTATAACGCCGAGGTGCAGAACTACTGGTTCGACCCTAAGCGGGCGGGCCAGCTGCTGGATGAGGCGGGGTGGCAACCCGGTGCTGATGGCATACGCCGCAACAGTAACGGCGACGCGTTGCGCCTGAAGTTCCAAACCACCGCTGGCAACGCAACCCGTGAGCTGGTGCAACAGGTGCTGCAACAACAGTGGCGCTCCGTCGGCATCGAGACAGTGATTGAGAACCAACCGGCACGCGTCTTCTTTGGTGAGACGGTTCGTAAGCGCCAGTTCGATCACATGGCTTTATTTGCCTGGATCTCCTCCCCCCGCTCCGTCCCACGAACGACCCTGCACTCTGAGATGATCCCAACCGAGGCAAATAACTGGGCCGGGCAGAACAACACAGGCTTCCGTAATGATGAGGTCGATCAGATCCTGGAGGATTTGGAAGACACCTGTGAGCCAGAGGCCAACCAGGCGTTATGGGACCGGCTTCAGGAAATCTATGCGGAGGAGCTACCCGCCCTTCCCCTCTATTTCCGGGCAGCCCCACATATCATCCCAAACTGGCTGACCGGCTTCCGTCCAACTGGCCATCAATTCCCGACCACCTTCTGGATCGAGGAATGGGGCGCCGAGAACTAA
- a CDS encoding acyl-CoA dehydrogenase: protein MIPYHAPVDDMSHVLKDIIGLERLSSLPGFDMVDEDLVDAVLDQAGKLATDVLAPLNTVGDHNGSVLENGVVRTPEGFKAAYDHYVEGGWNSLPFTPDYGGQGMPWAIAFAVQEMWQSANMAFGLCPLLNQGAVDLITEHGSDEQKSIYLEKMISGEWTGTMNLTEPQAGSDVGAVRTKATPNDDHYLIKGNKIWITYGEHDFTDNIIHLVLARLPDAPEGSRGISLFIVPKFLVNEDGTPGKRNDLRCTALEHKLGIHASPTCYMTFGDDDGAIGYLVGEPNKGLSYMFTMMNNARMSVGLQGVAIAERAYQQARDYARERVQSRALTGGSGPVAIIQHADVRRMLLDARAKIEAGRGLAYLAAAYLDEANMADDPELKGKSNAMVELLTPVVKAWCTDMALDVTSTAVQIHGGMGFCEETGIAQHFRDARILPIYEGTNGIQANDLLFRKLLRDQGQTMNKFISDAETVAKALADQPGDDAKTIAANLTTSIEHLKQATTWLLENGKELDTVAAGAVAYTKLFGLVAGGYVLAQSAVIGLAMMGQPGGANGKGEFFDTKLITALYFAQNVMPQTAGLLPSITTGHRAVTSFDQAAF from the coding sequence ATGATCCCTTACCACGCACCCGTCGATGATATGAGCCACGTCCTGAAGGACATTATCGGGCTCGAGCGCCTGTCGAGCTTACCCGGCTTTGACATGGTGGATGAAGATCTGGTCGACGCGGTTTTGGATCAGGCCGGTAAGCTGGCGACCGATGTTTTGGCGCCGCTGAACACGGTCGGTGATCACAATGGCTCCGTCCTTGAGAATGGCGTGGTGCGAACGCCTGAGGGCTTCAAGGCCGCTTACGATCACTATGTTGAGGGTGGTTGGAACTCCCTGCCCTTCACACCTGACTATGGCGGCCAGGGCATGCCATGGGCGATTGCCTTCGCCGTTCAGGAGATGTGGCAATCAGCCAATATGGCGTTCGGCCTGTGCCCCCTACTGAACCAGGGTGCGGTTGACCTGATTACCGAGCATGGGTCGGATGAGCAAAAATCGATCTATCTTGAGAAGATGATCTCTGGTGAGTGGACTGGCACCATGAACCTTACCGAGCCGCAGGCCGGTTCAGATGTTGGTGCGGTTCGCACCAAGGCAACGCCCAATGATGATCACTACCTGATCAAGGGCAACAAGATCTGGATCACCTATGGTGAGCATGATTTCACCGACAACATCATTCACCTGGTTCTAGCCCGCCTACCCGATGCGCCGGAGGGGTCACGCGGCATCTCACTCTTCATCGTGCCAAAGTTCCTGGTGAACGAGGATGGCACGCCGGGTAAACGCAACGATCTGCGCTGCACCGCGCTTGAGCATAAGCTGGGCATCCACGCCTCGCCGACCTGCTACATGACCTTTGGTGATGATGATGGTGCGATTGGTTATCTGGTTGGGGAACCAAATAAGGGCCTCAGCTACATGTTCACGATGATGAACAACGCCCGCATGTCCGTTGGCCTACAGGGCGTTGCGATCGCTGAACGTGCCTATCAGCAGGCCCGCGATTATGCGCGGGAGCGGGTGCAATCCCGCGCCCTCACCGGTGGCAGCGGCCCCGTCGCCATCATCCAACACGCCGATGTGCGCCGGATGCTGCTCGACGCCCGTGCGAAAATTGAGGCCGGACGTGGCCTCGCCTATCTCGCCGCCGCCTATCTGGACGAGGCCAATATGGCCGACGACCCAGAGCTGAAGGGCAAATCCAACGCCATGGTCGAACTACTGACGCCAGTGGTTAAGGCCTGGTGCACGGATATGGCGCTCGATGTGACCAGCACCGCCGTCCAGATCCATGGCGGCATGGGCTTCTGTGAAGAGACGGGCATAGCCCAGCACTTCCGTGATGCCCGCATCCTGCCGATCTATGAGGGCACCAACGGTATTCAGGCCAATGACCTGCTGTTCCGTAAACTGCTGCGCGATCAAGGCCAGACGATGAATAAGTTCATCAGCGATGCCGAGACGGTGGCAAAGGCACTGGCCGATCAACCGGGCGATGATGCGAAGACCATCGCGGCCAATCTGACGACCAGCATCGAGCATCTGAAGCAGGCAACAACCTGGCTGCTTGAGAATGGGAAAGAGCTGGATACCGTGGCCGCTGGCGCCGTTGCCTATACCAAACTGTTCGGCCTGGTTGCTGGCGGGTATGTGCTGGCCCAATCGGCCGTTATTGGCCTCGCCATGATGGGCCAACCTGGCGGCGCCAATGGGAAGGGTGAGTTCTTCGATACCAAGCTGATCACCGCGCTCTACTTCGCCCAGAACGTGATGCCACAGACGGCAGGCCTGCTGCCAAGCATCACCACGGGACACCGGGCGGTCACCAGCTTTGACCAAGCCGCGTTCTAA
- a CDS encoding transglycosylase SLT domain-containing protein translates to MNQSKSISDLAVPQVIDPNQVFSQAPTEVRQAVQQASARTGVDFSYLMHKAKAESSFNPDAAAKTSSAKGLYQFIDQTWLSMVKRHGADYGLGKEAAAIEQGSDGRFRITDPAQRDAIMDLRFDPTAAANMAAEFAGENRDYLVGKLGHEVGATELYFAHFLGAGGAGKFLTAMEQNPNAEAAALMPKAAAANRNVFYDRGTGEARSLAEVYDFFAAKFEGAEAISVASRDVGTGHSWSSNRPVSEWSPHRSTNLDAGDPIIRRLIETLRNSNADFSSVADVVGSNQTIGQGLLANDLMLLVQQAI, encoded by the coding sequence ATGAATCAGTCGAAAAGCATCAGCGATTTAGCCGTGCCACAAGTTATCGATCCAAATCAGGTGTTTAGCCAGGCGCCAACTGAAGTGCGTCAAGCGGTTCAGCAGGCCAGTGCCCGTACCGGGGTCGATTTTTCCTACCTAATGCACAAGGCAAAAGCTGAGAGCAGCTTTAACCCCGATGCGGCGGCGAAGACCTCGTCAGCGAAGGGGCTCTATCAGTTCATCGATCAAACCTGGCTCTCGATGGTGAAGCGCCATGGCGCCGATTACGGCCTTGGTAAAGAGGCAGCGGCGATTGAGCAGGGTAGCGATGGCCGCTTCCGCATTACCGATCCTGCACAACGCGATGCGATTATGGATCTGCGCTTTGACCCAACCGCGGCGGCGAATATGGCGGCTGAGTTTGCGGGGGAAAACCGGGACTATCTGGTTGGCAAGCTGGGTCATGAGGTTGGTGCAACCGAACTTTACTTCGCCCATTTCCTTGGCGCCGGTGGTGCTGGAAAGTTCCTGACGGCGATGGAGCAGAACCCAAATGCTGAGGCGGCCGCCCTGATGCCAAAGGCGGCAGCGGCCAATCGCAATGTATTCTATGATCGCGGCACCGGCGAGGCGCGCAGTCTGGCTGAGGTCTATGATTTCTTCGCTGCCAAGTTTGAGGGGGCGGAGGCCATCTCAGTCGCCAGCCGCGATGTTGGCACCGGGCATTCTTGGTCATCCAACCGCCCAGTGTCCGAGTGGTCGCCCCATCGCAGCACGAACCTGGATGCCGGTGACCCGATCATCCGCCGCCTGATTGAGACCCTGCGAAATAGCAATGCAGATTTCAGTTCGGTTGCCGATGTGGTTGGAAGCAACCAAACGATTGGTCAGGGCCTGTTGGCGAATGATCTAATGCTCTTGGTTCAGCAGGCTATTTAA
- a CDS encoding GNAT family N-acetyltransferase — protein MKIRTLKKDDFDDWHVLWRGYNDFYRADVPHHVSRLNFNNMVEQKEGFFGLVAVDEEDKPIGFAHVIFHPSTWTDGVYCYLEDLFVANEARGTGTAKALIEGVYKIADARGDVARVYWTTQEFNAPARSLYDQVAKRTSFIRYQRA, from the coding sequence ATGAAGATCAGAACCCTAAAGAAGGATGATTTCGACGACTGGCACGTGCTCTGGCGCGGCTATAACGATTTCTACCGTGCGGATGTCCCGCACCATGTCAGCCGCCTGAACTTCAACAATATGGTTGAGCAGAAGGAAGGGTTCTTCGGCCTCGTCGCGGTGGATGAAGAGGATAAGCCAATCGGCTTCGCCCATGTCATCTTCCACCCCTCCACCTGGACCGATGGCGTCTATTGCTATCTTGAAGACCTCTTCGTCGCCAATGAGGCGCGGGGCACCGGCACGGCCAAGGCGCTGATCGAGGGCGTCTATAAGATCGCCGATGCCCGTGGAGATGTCGCACGGGTTTATTGGACCACCCAGGAATTCAACGCCCCGGCCCGCTCGCTATACGACCAGGTGGCCAAGCGCACCTCCTTCATCCGCTACCAGCGCGCCTAG
- a CDS encoding glycerate kinase has protein sequence MSDPQTVLNQVFQAALDACLPEKITAPALDRLNLDQVTGRIVVTGAGKASAAMAAAVESWAKDNGLLERLSGLVVTRYGHAVPCQQIEIVEASHPVPDQAGLKAATRIKALADELSENDVMLCLISGGGSALLSLPAPGLKLEHKQAVTADLLRSGATIGQMNAVRKHLSAIKGGQLAAAAHPARVVTLLISDVPGDDPETIASGPTVTDPTSFAEARAILEEYDIALPPAVDEWLNQAAPETPKPGDPAFAKDQVIMIATPQMALEAAAEKATALGYTPIILGDAIEGESREVAKVHSAIAKQIQRHGQPGKAPAILLSGGETTVTVQGNGRGGRNAEFCLALAIDLAGQANIHGIACDTDGIDGSEDNAGARVTPDSLERSKAAGFDAVAVLRGNDSHGLFKEIGDLVMTGPTLTNVNDFRAILVEPLEP, from the coding sequence ATGAGTGATCCGCAAACGGTCCTGAACCAAGTGTTTCAGGCCGCGCTTGATGCCTGCCTGCCAGAGAAGATTACCGCCCCCGCACTGGACCGGCTGAACCTGGATCAGGTAACGGGGCGTATTGTCGTGACCGGTGCCGGTAAGGCATCGGCCGCCATGGCCGCCGCGGTGGAAAGCTGGGCCAAGGATAATGGCCTGCTGGAGCGGCTGTCCGGCCTCGTTGTCACCCGCTACGGCCACGCCGTCCCCTGTCAGCAGATTGAGATTGTTGAGGCCTCGCACCCGGTCCCGGATCAGGCGGGCCTGAAAGCCGCGACGCGTATTAAGGCGCTGGCGGATGAGCTTAGCGAGAATGACGTCATGCTCTGCCTTATCTCGGGCGGCGGCTCGGCATTGTTAAGCCTACCCGCCCCCGGGCTGAAGCTTGAGCATAAGCAGGCGGTGACGGCGGACCTCCTCCGTTCCGGTGCCACGATCGGACAGATGAATGCGGTGCGTAAGCATCTCTCAGCGATTAAGGGCGGGCAGCTAGCCGCCGCCGCCCATCCGGCGCGGGTGGTTACCCTGCTGATCTCTGATGTGCCGGGCGATGATCCTGAAACCATTGCCTCCGGCCCCACGGTGACGGACCCCACCAGCTTTGCCGAGGCGCGGGCGATCCTTGAAGAGTATGACATCGCCCTGCCGCCCGCTGTCGACGAGTGGCTAAACCAGGCCGCCCCCGAAACACCAAAACCGGGCGATCCAGCCTTTGCCAAGGATCAGGTGATCATGATCGCCACCCCGCAGATGGCCCTAGAAGCGGCGGCCGAGAAGGCCACGGCGCTCGGCTACACACCGATTATTCTCGGCGATGCGATTGAGGGGGAATCCCGTGAGGTCGCCAAGGTGCACAGCGCCATCGCCAAGCAAATCCAACGCCATGGCCAACCGGGCAAGGCGCCGGCCATCCTGCTCAGCGGTGGTGAGACCACGGTGACCGTCCAAGGTAATGGCCGTGGCGGTCGGAATGCCGAGTTCTGCCTGGCCCTCGCCATCGACCTGGCCGGCCAGGCGAACATCCACGGCATTGCCTGCGATACCGACGGGATTGATGGGTCAGAGGATAATGCCGGCGCCCGCGTTACCCCGGATAGTCTGGAACGGTCAAAGGCGGCTGGTTTTGATGCTGTCGCCGTGCTTCGCGGCAATGATAGCCATGGCCTGTTTAAAGAGATCGGTGATCTGGTGATGACCGGCCCGACCCTGACCAATGTGAACGACTTTCGCGCCATTCTTGTGGAGCCCTTAGAGCCATGA